Proteins found in one Triticum aestivum cultivar Chinese Spring chromosome 4D, IWGSC CS RefSeq v2.1, whole genome shotgun sequence genomic segment:
- the LOC123098292 gene encoding glucan endo-1,3-beta-glucosidase 1 has protein sequence MLRERWQGCVFILVLLLLSNAASGTSLGDNTMLPTETEDSPSDLAKIVQSSKQTKQARVCGGADHRLLRSLANTGAEVMVTVPNSRLQHMAEFREEARLWVAANVAPFLPATMITHVLAGDDALSSSSGSPGDAHSLVPAMLNLHAALAAARLDGRVRVSTALSSVPLAPSWSAAVAGLVLRFLSETGSPLFLKQARAREATDDDARVGDAYAAMRALGFSGVPLIAAELELDGALVYHSYLHHAAGGGGGRRSLASGTFCVALQNADPTALQAGLSWACGQGQADCSAIQPGGACYKQNNLAALASYAYNDYYQKGSSTGATCSFNGTATTTTTDPSSGSCVFAGSTMAGGSNSTVPSASPPTSLAPPSGGLTPPVGSSPPSDFGPPPTGFGPPASGFGPPSGFGPPSGFGPPSAFGPPGSFNGSGTFGPSGTLEPYGMGCRHVASLAASTLVSAIVLAVLVASPDLM, from the exons ATGTTGCGCGAGAGATGGCAGGGATGCGTTTTTATCCTCGTCCTTCTTCTTCTCTCCAACGCGGCGTCAG GCACTTCTCTGGGGGACAACACGATGCTCCCCACGGAGACGGAGGATTCTCCGTCAGACTTGGCGAAGATCGTGCAGTCGTCTAAGCAGACCAAGCAGGCGCGCGTGTGCGGCGGAGCAGACCACCGGCTGCTGCGGTCACTCGCCAACACCGGAGCGGAGGTCATGGTCACCGTCCCCAACTCGCGGCTGCAGCACATGGCCGAGTTCCGGGAGGAGGCCCGGCTCTGGGTCGCCGCCAACGTGGCGCCGTTCCTCCCGGCGACCATGATCACACACGTCCTGGCGGGAGACGACGCCCTGTCGTCCAGCTCCGGCTCCCCCGGCGACGCCCACTCGCTGGTCCCCGCCATGCTCAACCTCCacgccgcgctcgccgccgcccgcctcgacgGCCGCGTCAGGGTGTCCACCGCGCTGTCGTCGGTGCCTCTCGCCCCGTCCTGGTCCGCCGCCGTCGCGGGGCTCGTCCTGCGGTTCCTGAGCGAGACCGGCTCGCCGCTCTTCCTCAAGCAGGCTCGCGCGCGGGAGGCCACCGACGACGACGCCAGAGTCGGCGACGCGTACGCCGCGATGCGGGCGCTCGGCTTCTCGGGCGTCCCGCTGATCGCGGCCGAGTTGGAGCTCGACGGCGCGCTGGTGTACCACAGCTACTTGCATCATGCTGCCGGTGGAGGCGGCGGGAGGCGGTCGCTGGCGTCGGGGACGTTCTGCGTGGCGCTGCAGAACGCGGACCCGACGGCGCTGCAGGCGGGGCTGAGCTGGGCGTGCGGGCAGGGCCAGGCCGACTGCTCGGCGATACAGCCCGGCGGGGCCTGCTACAAGCAGAACAACCTGGCGGCGCTGGCCTCCTACGCCTACAACGACTACTACCAGAAGGGCTCCAGCACCGGCGCCACCTGCTCCTTCAATGGCaccgccacgaccaccaccaccgatCCCA GCTCAGGATCGTGCGTCTTCGCAGGAAG CACCATGGCGGGGGGCTCCAACTCGACCGTGCCGAGTGCCAGCCCGCCGACGAGCCTCGCCCCTCCGTCGGGTGGCCTCACGCCTCCGGTCGGCTCGAGCCCTCCGTCCGACTTCGGGCCCCCTCCGACCGGCTTCGGCCCTCCCGCGAGTGGCTTCGGTCCCCCGTCTGGGTTCGGCCCACCGTCTGGCTTCGGTCCCCCGTCGGCGTTCGGCCCGCCCGGGAGCTTCAACGGGAGCGGGACCTTCGGGCCCAGCGGCACCCTCGAGCCTTACGGCATGGGGTGCCGCCACGTCGCCTCTTTGGCTGCCTCCACTCTTGTGTCCGCCATTGTTCTTGCCGTTCTCGTCGCGTCGCCCGATCTGATGTAA